The Urbifossiella limnaea nucleotide sequence CCACGTCGCCCCGGAGGTCCCGTCCGCGCTGGCCGGCGACCCGCACCGACTGCGGCAGGTGGTCGTGAACCTGATCGGCAACGCCATCAAGTTCACGGAGGCGGGCGAGGTCGTACTCGACGTGTCGCGGTGGCAGGATGACGACGGGCCCGACGCGCCGGGCGGCGTGGTGTTGCACTTCGCCGTCCGTGACACCGGCATCGGCATCACCGCCGACCAACAGGCAAAGTTGTTCCGGGCCTTCGCCCAGGCCGACACCTCGACAACCCGGCGGTACGGTGGCACCGGGCTGGGCCTTGCGATCTCGGCCCGACTGGTGGAGATGATGGGCGGGCGGGTCTGGCTGGAGAGCGAGGTCGGGCGGGGGAGCACGTTCCACTTCACGGTCCGGTTCGCCCCGGCGCGCGGGCCGGTGGCGGACCCCGCACCGGCCGACCCGGCAAGCTTCCGTGGGCTTTCGGTTCTGGTCGTGGACGACAACGCCACGAACCGACTCATCCTCCGTGAGATGCTCACGAAGTGGGGGATGCGGCCCACGGTCGCCGACGGCGGCCCGGCGGCGCTCGCCGCCCTGGAGGCCGCCCGGGAGCCGTTCGCCCTGGTCCTGCTCGACGCCATGATGCCGGGGATGGACGGGTTTGACCTCGCCGAGCGGATCCAGCGGACCCCGGCTGTCGCCGGGGCAACGCTCATGATGCTGTCGTCGGCGGGCCTGCGGGAGGACACCGCCCGCTGCCGGGCGCTGGGCCTGGCGGCCTACCTGACCAAGCCGGTCCGTCAGTCCACCCTGCTCGACGCGATCATGACCGCCCTCGGGGTGGAGGGAGCTGCGAGGCCTGGCACGACGCCCGACGCCCCGGGGTGGGGCGCCGCCCGGCGGCCCCTCCGCGTCCTGCTGGCCGAGGACAACGCGGTCAACCAGAAGCTGGCGGTCCGACTGCTGGAGAAGCGCGGCCACCGGGTGGTCGTCGTCGGAAACGGCCGGGAGGCGCTCGCCGCACTGCAGCGGGAGCGGTTCGACGCCGTGCTGATGGACGTCCAGATGCCCGAGATGGACGGGTTCGCGGCGACGGCCGCGATCCGGGCGCAGGAGCGAGAGGCCGGCGGACACCTGCCGGTCATCGCCATGACAGCCCACGCCATGAAGGGCGACCGCGAGCACTGCCTGGCCGAGGGGATGGACAGGTACGTCACCAAACCGCTGCGGCCCGAGGACCTGTTCGCCGCCCTGGAGGGGCTGGCCGACGCCGGCGGCGGCGCCGACCGCGCACTGCCCCCGGCGTCGGCCGTCAGCCGGGCCGCGGCCTTGAAGCGGACCGGCGAGGACGAGGAGTTACTCCGGGAACTGGCGGGCCTGTGCATCGACGAGGCCCCGAAGCTGATGGCGGCGATCCGCGGGGCCGTTCCCCGGAGGGACGGGGCCGGGTTGCAGCTGTCGGCCCACGCCCTCAAGGGGGCGGTGGCGACGTTCGGGGCGGACGAGACTGCGGCGGCGGCCCAGCGGCTTGAGGAGATGGGCCGCGCCGGGCGGTGGGACGGGATCGACGCGGCCCTGGCCGCGCTGGAGGCGGCCGTCGGCCGCCTCCAGCCAGCGCTGGCCGAACTCCACGGATCATGACCGCGAGGGCCGTCAGCCGTGGGCCGGCACCACGTCCGGTCGGTAACCGAAGTACCCGCAGCGCTTGATGACGCCCGCGACACCGGCCGGGACCATCTCCTCCCACGCGGGGTCGCCGGCGGCGATCTTCCGGAGGACGTCGGCGGGGAAGATTGGCAGGCACCTCTCGTCGAAGTTGTTCAGTTGCTCGATGCAGCCGCGGTCCACCAGGAACCCGTAGAGTTTGCGCAGCCCCGGCGCGACCTCCAGGTTCTGGACGGCGGTCAAGTCGCCGGTGGCTTGGTCGAGGTGCGGGTAGACGTAGAGCCGCAGGTCGTTCTTGAACAGCCGCCCGAACGCCTCCAGGATGCCCCCCTCAAGCCCGGCGTAGTACTTCTCGTCGAACAGCTCGCGGAGGCCGGCGACGCCCAGCGCGATTCCGATCCGCTGCTTGGTGTGCCGGGCGAGGTACGCGGCGAGCCGGTAGTACTCGAAGTAGTCGGAGATGAGCACCGTCAGCCCTTCGGCCGCCAGCAGGTCGGCCCGCGCCAGGAAGTCGCGGTGGTCCACCGCCCCGCCGGCCAGCAGGCTGCTCATGGTCACCTCCGCGAGCTGGACGACGGCCTCACCGCGGACCGCAGGCTCTTGCAGGAACTTCTCGCGGGCGCAGCGGAGCAGGTCGAGGTGGACGCGGGTGACCGGCCGGAAGCTGCCGCGCTCGACCAGGATCGGCCGCTTGTACAGCACCTCCGACGGCTGGAGCACCGTCCCGTCGGCCGCGAACATGGCCGCGTCGGTCAGCCCGAGCAGCACCAGCCGAAGGCTCATGACCCGGTTGTCCACCTCGCGGAAGGCGGCGCCCGAGAACTCGACCATGTCGACCTCGATCCGCTGGACGCCGAGGTCGTCGAGGAGCGAGTCGAGGACGTGTTCCGGCTCGGCGTGGTGGGCGAACGCGCCGTACAGCAGGTTCACGCCGACGACGCCGAGCGCCTCCTGCTGCTGGGCGTTCTCGGGGTCGAGCATCCGGACGTGGACAATGACCTGGCTCGCGGGCTCGCGGGGGCGGGCCTGGAATTTCACCCCCATCCACCCGTGGCACTCGTTCGTCCCCTTGAAGTTGCGGGCCGACACCGTGTCGGCGAACGCGAAGAACGCGGTCGCGCCGCCGCGCGCCGGGCCGAGTTCGCGGACGGTGCCGTCGAACTCGGCGTCGAGCATGCTCTGCAGCCGCTGCCGGCACACGTACCGCTCGCACGGCCCGTAGTAGGCGTCGCTCACGGCCATGTCGTAGGCGGAGATGCTCTTGGCGATCGTGCCTGCGGCGCCACCGGCGCGGAAGAACCAGCGCACGACCTCCTGGCCCGCGCCGATCTCGGCGAAGGTGCCGTACCGGCCCAGGTCGAGGTTGATCTGCAGGGCCTTCTGAAGGGCGCCCGGCTTTGCGGTCCGGTCGGTCGGGGCGAGGGCCATGCCGTCCTCCCGCGTGGTCATGCGTCCGGCCGGTCGACGGTTCCCTCCCGGGCGGCACGGGCCTCCCGGAGTGCCTGATTCTGGTCCGCCAGCGCCCGCTCGAGGTTGACGATCCGCTCGCCCGCCCGCAGGCGGACGCGGAGTTCCTCGGCGAGGAACGGCTTGTTCACGAAGTCGTCGGCCCCAGCCTCCATCCCCTCGACGAGGTCTTCCTTCTGGGACCGCGACGTCAGGAGGATGGCGTAGACGTAGTGCGGCCGCTGACTGGCCCGGACGCGGCGGATCAACTCCGTCCCGTTCAGTTCGGGCATCACCCAGTCGGTGATGACGATCGGGTACTCCTCCTGCTCGAACAGCCGCCAGGCGTCCGCGCCGTTGACGGCGGTGGCGACGTCATAGCCCCACTTCTGGAGGTAGCTCTGGAGCAGGCGCCGGGAGACGGGGTCGTCGTCCGCGATCAGGACTTTCATGGCGACCTCCGGACGGCTGATGCTTCCGAATCCACTCGACCGCTTCCTCACCTTACCACGAATCACGGCCGGGCACCGGCGCGCGGGGTCACGACTCCGGCCGGCGGATCAGGGCGACTTCGTTCCCCTTGGCGTTGTGCCGCACCTCGGACATGAACGCCCGCATGAGGAGCAACCCCCGGCCGCTCGACTTCTCCAGGTTGGCCGGGTCGGTCGGGTCGGGCACCGCCGTGGTGTCGAACCCCGGCCCCTCGTCGCGGATCACGACCACGGCCTCCGCCGGGGTGTCCCGCGCGGTAACGTGGACCCGGCGGCCGGCGTAGCGTGGGTCGGACCGCCGCTCGTCGGCGAGGCGGTGGTACTCCTTGTCGTCGCGGCCGCGGAGGTCGGAACTCATCTCCAGGTTGCCGTGCTCCATGGCGTTCATCAGCGCCTCCCGCAGCGCCATCGTCACCCGGACCAGTTCCGTCTCGTCCGCACTGCTGATCCGGAACACGCACTCCCGGAGGTGGCCGACCAGCGGCGGGATGAGGGACGGGTCGTTGTCGAGCACGAAGTCGGCCTCGCTCCGGGTCAGGCACTTCATCAGCCGGGCGTGGCCGCGCCGGGTCTTGGACGCCTCGACGACCGCCTCGACCGACTGCAGGAGGTCGCGGGCCAGGTCCCGCTTCGGGACGTAGCTCGCGGCACCCGCCTGGAGGGCGCGCACGGCCATCTCCTCGCTCCCGTGCGCGGTCATCAAAACGACGGGCACGAGCGGGTGCCTGGCCCGGACCTCGCGGACCAGTTCCAGCCCAGTCATTTCGGGCATCAGCAGGTCGGTGACGATGACGGCCGGGGCCTCGCGATCGACGGCCGCGAGGGCCTCCCGGCCGTTCGCCGCGTACGTCACAGTGAACCCGGTCGGCTCCGGGCCGTCGGTCGGGGACGTCCGCGACTGCAACAGCCGACCCGCCAGTCGCTGGTCGATCATCGAATCGTCCACGACCAGGATCGAAGCCATGAGTCGGCCTCCCCGTCAGTTGGCCCGAGCCACGAAACCGGCACGGCTTCCGCAACGGGCAACGCGGCCAAGG carries:
- a CDS encoding response regulator — encoded protein: MKVLIADDDPVSRRLLQSYLQKWGYDVATAVNGADAWRLFEQEEYPIVITDWVMPELNGTELIRRVRASQRPHYVYAILLTSRSQKEDLVEGMEAGADDFVNKPFLAEELRVRLRAGERIVNLERALADQNQALREARAAREGTVDRPDA
- a CDS encoding ATP-binding response regulator; protein product: MASILVVDDSMIDQRLAGRLLQSRTSPTDGPEPTGFTVTYAANGREALAAVDREAPAVIVTDLLMPEMTGLELVREVRARHPLVPVVLMTAHGSEEMAVRALQAGAASYVPKRDLARDLLQSVEAVVEASKTRRGHARLMKCLTRSEADFVLDNDPSLIPPLVGHLRECVFRISSADETELVRVTMALREALMNAMEHGNLEMSSDLRGRDDKEYHRLADERRSDPRYAGRRVHVTARDTPAEAVVVIRDEGPGFDTTAVPDPTDPANLEKSSGRGLLLMRAFMSEVRHNAKGNEVALIRRPES